The sequence AGCAACGCCAATTTGAGCGTAACCCGGCACGAAGGCAATGAGGACGGTCCCTACCGCCATGAGGCCCAGCGTGATGATCAATCCTTTTCGTCGCCCATGTTGGTCAATGTAAGCGCCAAGAACAATGGCGCCAATCGGTCGCATCAAAAAACCTGCGCCAAAGGTGGCAAGTGACAACATCAAGGATGCGAATGCATTACTACTCGGGAAAAATGTATGAGCGATTGACGAGGCATAGAAGCCGTAAATCATGAAGTCGAACATTTCCAGAAAATTACCGCTGACCACACGGAACACCATTCTGCCCCTGCCTTGGGTTGATTTCATATCTATCTCCAAAAGTGTATTTGTTATTAAGGCCGGTATCCGGCTCTTTTAATTCGACCCAACGGGCTGATGACGAATCACTGCGTCGTGCCAATGCGGATGGGGTTTAGATGTGCAGAATGGGCTTGCCGACTTGCTCTCGTCTTTCGATACGAGCGTGTGCCTGTTCTACGTTATCGAGTGAGTACTCACCTTCGATGTCTATCTTCAGGGAACCATTAATGAGTGCAGTGAAAACAGCATCTGCTCGGCGCTGCACCATTTGCCGATTTACCATGTGATCCGCGAGACGCGGACGGGTCAGGAAAAGTGAGCCGGCCTCACCCAGTTCGATGGGGTCCAGGTCGGTGAGGGAGCCGGATACATTGCCATAGTTAACGATCAAGCCGTGTTTTTTGCAGGCGCGGAAGCTATCGCGCAAGGTTGCCTTGCCGACCGAGTCAAACACCACGTCTACACCGTTGCCGCCGGTAGCTTCGCGAACTTGTTCAGCGACGCCGCCTTGCGAATAGTCAAAGGCGTGGTCGGCACCGCGCCTGATTGCTGTTACGCGTTTTTCAGCCGTGCCAGCGGTGACTAATACCGTTGCGCCCCGCAGTTTTGCCATTTGCACCAGCAACTGACCGATGCTGCCCGCCGCGGCATGGATCAAGCACGTGCTACCGGGTTTGAGTCGCGCCACGTCTTCAATAAGGTAATGTGCCGTGGAGCCTTGGAAGATCGACGCTGCGGCCAGTTCATAACTGATATTGTCGGGAAGTTTGACGACCAGAGCCGCTGGTACCGAGATGTATTCAGCGTAGCTGCCCCAGGCGATGCACCAGGCGACGCGATCGCCGATAGAAAAATCCTTAATATCGTCGCCAAAAGCCACCACTTGACCGCTACCCTCCATGCCTAGCGTGCAAGGCAACCGCACCTTATAGGTCTGCGAGTTAACGTATTTCCCCTGGCGCGTATGCACATCCATAAAATTGATACCGGCGCATGCCACCTTGATCAGCACATGGCCTGCTTGCACGTCGGGGATCGGTACATCATTACGTTTTTGCAATACTTCAGGCCCACCGTATTGTTCGATGGTGATGGCTCTCATTGGATGGTTTCCTCTTCAGATGATGTGGTATCGGGTTGCCAGCGAAGCAAAAAGAACGTTGTTCTCTCCTGCTAAATTGTCTGATTGGCAATGGCGGCGAGTGCTCGCTAAAATTTTTCTGTTTCACTCTTCTTGTAGGCATGATAAAACAGTCGTGTTTGTTTGAAAATTCCCGATTTGCTAACCTATTCTGTGAATATATTTACCGATGTTCGACTGGCAAGATCTTTATGTTTTTACGGTTTTAGCGCGCACGGAGTCGCTTTCCGCTGCTGCAAGGGAGCTCGGCATTGAGCATGCGACGGTGGGTCGACGCCTGGAGTCGCTGGAAAAGGCATTGGGCTTGCGGCTTGTCGACAAACTGCCGCGCAGTCGTCCTCTTACGCAGGACGGGCGGGCCATCGCAACCTTGGCGCAGAATATGACGCAGGTAGCCGGATTGATTGAACAGCGCGCCCGCCCGGCCTTGATAGGGTTGGCCGGTTCGGTGCGAGTGAGCGCGCCGCCGTCGCTTTCGCGCGCCTGCATTGTTCCGCGTATCGCGGCACTGAGAGCCAGCCATCCCCAGCTCCGCCTGATCTTGCAACCATCCACTACCTTGGCCGCCTTGGGCAGCGGAGAAGCCGATATCGCGATTCGCACGGTGCGCCCGGAGGATGGTGATTTAGTCCGTAAAAAGGTCGGCGAGGTGCATTTTGGGCTTTACGGCACGCGCGAATTCAGTCGGCGGCCGGCCGAGCAATGGACGTTCATTTCCTACGACGAGTCACTCGATCATCTGCCACAGCAAATATGGCTACATCAGGTCAGGGCAGGGCGTCCGATCGCCTTCTTCGCGAGCGACTTGATGTCGCAGCAAATGGCGGCCAGGGATCATGTCGGGGCGGTGGTGTTGCCCACCATGGTCGGCGAGGACGACCCGGAACTGGTGCCGCTGCCCACCCCGGAGACGGCCCCCGCACGCGATATCTGGATCATTGTTTATCCCGATGTCCGGCGCAGTCCGCTGGTGGAAGTGGTGATGGATTTTCTGGTGGATTGCATCGCGCGTGAACCCAGGCTAGCAATGTCTGTGCGTCCGAAATGAACGCTTCCCCGGCGTCGTGCTCTTTTCAGATAAATGTTTTAAAGACCGAGTGGGCGATCTTTTTTCCTTTATGGAAATGCCTGTAACTGGCTGGTTAAAATCATGCAAGCTGCCGACATACCGTCAGCACCAATTGGCGTAGCCAACGATGAGCAAGATCGACTTCTAACCGAGGATGCCACATCTGCGACACAGTAATTTTTTCAGTCCGTACGGGAAGCGCGAAAATGAAGGGGGCGCTCGATAGCGACAATTCTTGATGCACAGACTGACTGCGCATAAAAGATTCCGGAACGAGAGCTATTAAGTCAGAGGCTCGCGCCACCGCCAGTGCAGCAGGAAAGCTGGGTACAACGGCGACGATCATTCGCTTCAATCCCAAAGCAGCCAACGCTTCATCAACAGGTCCGTTTCCATTGGTGCGCCCGTGGCGCGAAGCAACAACGTGGCCGAAGTCCGTGTACCGTTTTGCGCTTACCTTGCGATCCGATTCAAGCGGATGGCCTCGCCTGACAACGCCAACAAAGCTATCGCGAAAGAGCGCCTGCACACGCACTTCCGGCCCCATTTCACTCAAGACGCCTATCTCAAGATCTGCCGAACCATCTCGCAAATGTGCTGCCGTCTTCTCAGGTTTGGGAGCAAAGCGCAAACGCACCAGCGGTGCCGCGGCAGTAACTGCGGTGATCAGTGGCGCGCCAAAGGCTTCTACAAAGCCGTCGTTGGCTCGGATCGTAAAGGTTCGCTGTAATGTCGCGAAATTCGACTCCGTTATTAAAGGGTGCAGTACCGAACGCGCCTCATGCACCGCATCCTGCGTGCGTTGACGAAGCGCCTCTGCGTGAGGCGTCAACACCATACGGCGTCCCGCACGAACCAATAAAGGGTCGCCGATTGTCTCGCGTAAGCGGGTCAAGGTTCGACTCATTGCCGAGGCGCTCAACTCCAGTCGACGCGCAGCGCCAGCCACGCTACCTTCGGCAAGCAATACATCGAGCGCAATGAGTAGGTTCAAGTCGGGTTCGGACATGTGTGATCGTAGCACGAACCGATCAGATAGGGCGTTTGGTGCAGTTTATAAGTGCAAACGCTGCGTCTTCCGCCTTATCTTCCGCGTCGCTATAGTGCAATAAGCGACTCAGCTTTCCATTCGAATTTCATCAACCAGGAGCCATCCATGCACCACGTATATCAGCAGAAAACCGTCCTTCTCATCGGCGCATCGCGCGGCCTCGGCTTCGCCATGGTGGAGGAATACCTCAAGCGGGGCTGGCAAGTTATCGCCACAGGACGAGAGGGTTCAACAAACAAACTGCGTCAACTCGCCCTCGCCCACCACGGGGCACTCGAAGTTGAATCAGTCGATATCACCATTCCCGCGCAGGTCGCGGCGTTACGGGTTCGTCTTGAAGTGCGACGTATTGATATGCTATTCGTTTGTGCTGGCGTCAAAAACGACGATAGCGAAACGATTGCGGATGTTTCGATTGAGGAATTTATTCGCGTGATGGTGACGAACTCCTTGTGCCCGATGAGAGTAATCGAGACGTTTCAGACGCTCGTGTCGCCAACCGGAACGATAGGAATAATGTCTTCCGGGCAAGGCAGTCTGACCAACAACACGAACGGAAATTATGAGGTCTACCGGGGCAGCAAGGCGGCACTCAATATGTTCATGCGTAGTTTTGCTGCGCGCCACCGAAACGACACAAGAACCTTGCTGCTGATGGCGCCTGGCTGGGTAAGGACGGACATGGGCGGTCCGGAAGCGCGCCTGAGCATAGAAGAAAGCATTCCGAACCTGCTGAACACGATTGAGACATACGAAGGGCGTTCAGGACTACATTACCTCGACTATCTCGGGAAAGTAGTTCCCTGGTGAATAGCCGCGAATGGCCGATCATAGGCAAGTCTGCACGCCTGAATTGAACCATCGTTTATGGCTGCGTCATTAATAGTATTGAACGCTCCATTGACCGTTCAATGCGCTACGGCTACCGTCATAGCGTATTGATTTGGTCTGTCTTGGAGTGTTGATAATTAAGCAGTGATTGCCATTGATCGCAAAGAAAAATCGATCACTTGACGACCCACCATATCGAGTTGCTGGGCAACGTTTTCAAGCAAACACTCACCGGAAGGACCGAATACGGGCATAGCTGAATTGATCGTCACACCGAGTGGCGTCGGCCATCCGCGCAATGCATGCACGACCGAGCGCAGCGCCATTAACGATGTGGTGGTCGCTTGCCATCCAGCGGCAGTGACAATACAGCCCACTGCGCGTCCCTCAAAATAAGGTTTTGGGTCGCTTCGCATATCTTCCGTGTAATCAAGCGCATTCTTCACCAGGCCGGACATACTGCCGTGGTAGCCCGGTGAAGCAATAATGATCCCGTCGGCGCGGCGCAGCAAGGCCACCAGCCGTTGCGCATTTGGCGTCCGCTCCACTAAATCTGGCGCATACATCGGCAGAATCAGATCTTCCGCCCCCAGCATGACCGTCTCGGCCCCATATCCCTCGGCCGCGGCTAACGCGATGCGTAGCGCTTTTTCTGTGGAGGAGTTGGCGCGTGTCGTTCCGCCCAGACCCACGATGAAAGGCCGGTTCGGCAAAGGCTCGCGGCTGAGGTTGCTATTTATTGCATTCATGTCTATTCCCCTGCTTAAGATAAAAATCTCGTAATGTTTTCGCGTGGCTGTTCAAGGGTGAACGGTCGACACCATCATCACCGAACAACAGGCTCAGAATCAATCGGCGGCTGTATTTCGACGCTAATATCCTGCATCTGATAATTGATAAAATCGCATCGCTCTACAATCCTCCACAATATTCCATTTCTACTCATGCTTGATGCACTGACATGAGGCGCATCATTTTCATGGATGCTTTATTTCATACGTAATAAACAAGAAGCAAACAAGAAGCGTCGAAGGCTTTCAATAAGTTGATAGTAAATTGGGCGTGTCAGCTCAGTGGGAGCTATTCATACGGAAGCACCAACACATGACCAAGTTTATTTCCATATCGCTCACAAACGCCGCTGAGGGTCGCGATGATGACTACAACGCCTGGTGCAACAATCAACATATTGGCGATGTATTAGCCGTTCCGGGGATCAAAGCGGCGCAACGCTTCCGACTTTCCGATCAAATTTCCGCGAAGTTGGGATTCCGTTATTTGTCTCTGTATGAAATGGAAGCAGACCAAATCAGCGATGTGCATGCCGCCATAGCGGCCAGAGCCGGAACAGCACTGATGCCCCGCACCGATTCCTCGTCACCAGGTCGCCTTTTTTTAGAGTTGGAGCCACTTTCTGCGCGCATTACGGCTGAGGAATCGGCAGCCACGCGTGGCAGCTTATTACTGGATTAGTGCGATTAAAAAGGGATAAGGAGCGGTAAATATCTATAAAGAGCGCCGCCTTTCCAGCCACACATACCCAATCCATCACCCGATTTATCACACTTGTAATGATCGCTCAGGCTATCAAAAGTTGATTGCTTCCAACAGTCCGGAATATTTAAAATAAGTTTTTCTCAGGAGATAAACATGCGATTCCTCTGGTTTCATTTGATGCCTTACAAAGATTTACCCGAGAACTTTAAAGAAGATCATAAGAGCATTTGGGTCGATGTCGATCCGAAGTTGGGTGATCCGATGAAGATGCATGATAACTACAACGAATACATGGACGAGCTTGAGTTCGCTGCTGAGTGCGGATTCGATGCCATCTGCGTCAATGAGCATCACGGCAACGCTTACGGCATGATGCCTTCACCCAATTTGATCGCCAGCGCGCTGGCACGTCGTACCCAGCATACCGATGCCGCTATCTGCGTGATGGGTGCATCGCTGGCGCTTTACAATCCACCAACGCGTGTGGCTGAAGAATTTGCAATGATTGACGCCATTTCGGGCGGTCGTCTGATTGCAGGGTTTCCGGTCGGAACGCCGATGGATACCACCTACGTCTATG is a genomic window of Glaciimonas sp. CA11.2 containing:
- a CDS encoding quinone oxidoreductase encodes the protein MRAITIEQYGGPEVLQKRNDVPIPDVQAGHVLIKVACAGINFMDVHTRQGKYVNSQTYKVRLPCTLGMEGSGQVVAFGDDIKDFSIGDRVAWCIAWGSYAEYISVPAALVVKLPDNISYELAAASIFQGSTAHYLIEDVARLKPGSTCLIHAAAGSIGQLLVQMAKLRGATVLVTAGTAEKRVTAIRRGADHAFDYSQGGVAEQVREATGGNGVDVVFDSVGKATLRDSFRACKKHGLIVNYGNVSGSLTDLDPIELGEAGSLFLTRPRLADHMVNRQMVQRRADAVFTALINGSLKIDIEGEYSLDNVEQAHARIERREQVGKPILHI
- a CDS encoding SDR family NAD(P)-dependent oxidoreductase, whose amino-acid sequence is MHHVYQQKTVLLIGASRGLGFAMVEEYLKRGWQVIATGREGSTNKLRQLALAHHGALEVESVDITIPAQVAALRVRLEVRRIDMLFVCAGVKNDDSETIADVSIEEFIRVMVTNSLCPMRVIETFQTLVSPTGTIGIMSSGQGSLTNNTNGNYEVYRGSKAALNMFMRSFAARHRNDTRTLLLMAPGWVRTDMGGPEARLSIEESIPNLLNTIETYEGRSGLHYLDYLGKVVPW
- a CDS encoding NAD(P)H-dependent oxidoreductase, with the translated sequence MNAINSNLSREPLPNRPFIVGLGGTTRANSSTEKALRIALAAAEGYGAETVMLGAEDLILPMYAPDLVERTPNAQRLVALLRRADGIIIASPGYHGSMSGLVKNALDYTEDMRSDPKPYFEGRAVGCIVTAAGWQATTTSLMALRSVVHALRGWPTPLGVTINSAMPVFGPSGECLLENVAQQLDMVGRQVIDFSLRSMAITA
- a CDS encoding LysR family transcriptional regulator translates to MFDWQDLYVFTVLARTESLSAAARELGIEHATVGRRLESLEKALGLRLVDKLPRSRPLTQDGRAIATLAQNMTQVAGLIEQRARPALIGLAGSVRVSAPPSLSRACIVPRIAALRASHPQLRLILQPSTTLAALGSGEADIAIRTVRPEDGDLVRKKVGEVHFGLYGTREFSRRPAEQWTFISYDESLDHLPQQIWLHQVRAGRPIAFFASDLMSQQMAARDHVGAVVLPTMVGEDDPELVPLPTPETAPARDIWIIVYPDVRRSPLVEVVMDFLVDCIAREPRLAMSVRPK
- a CDS encoding LysR family transcriptional regulator, whose product is MSEPDLNLLIALDVLLAEGSVAGAARRLELSASAMSRTLTRLRETIGDPLLVRAGRRMVLTPHAEALRQRTQDAVHEARSVLHPLITESNFATLQRTFTIRANDGFVEAFGAPLITAVTAAAPLVRLRFAPKPEKTAAHLRDGSADLEIGVLSEMGPEVRVQALFRDSFVGVVRRGHPLESDRKVSAKRYTDFGHVVASRHGRTNGNGPVDEALAALGLKRMIVAVVPSFPAALAVARASDLIALVPESFMRSQSVHQELSLSSAPFIFALPVRTEKITVSQMWHPRLEVDLAHRWLRQLVLTVCRQLA
- a CDS encoding DUF4286 family protein, with amino-acid sequence MTKFISISLTNAAEGRDDDYNAWCNNQHIGDVLAVPGIKAAQRFRLSDQISAKLGFRYLSLYEMEADQISDVHAAIAARAGTALMPRTDSSSPGRLFLELEPLSARITAEESAATRGSLLLD